The Alteromonas stellipolaris genome includes a region encoding these proteins:
- the arfB gene encoding alternative ribosome rescue aminoacyl-tRNA hydrolase ArfB: MITITPTITLEDSDIEMQAIRAQGAGGQNVNKVSSAIHLRLDIPASSLPQEVKDTLLNTKDSRISNEGVFVLKAQNSRTQEQNREDAIVRLKAWIVSATKKQKPRKATRMSRAVKARRGEAKKQQSVRKSMRKKVDI; the protein is encoded by the coding sequence ATGATTACGATTACCCCTACTATCACGCTAGAAGATAGCGACATTGAAATGCAAGCCATCAGAGCACAAGGTGCTGGCGGGCAAAATGTAAATAAAGTGAGCAGTGCTATCCATCTGCGCCTTGATATACCTGCCTCGTCTTTGCCTCAAGAGGTAAAAGATACGCTGCTTAATACAAAAGACAGCCGCATCTCTAACGAGGGTGTGTTTGTTCTGAAAGCGCAAAATTCTCGAACTCAAGAACAGAATCGGGAAGATGCCATTGTGCGTCTAAAAGCATGGATAGTCAGTGCCACTAAAAAACAAAAACCAAGGAAGGCAACCCGCATGAGTCGAGCAGTAAAAGCGAGGCGTGGCGAGGCCAAAAAGCAACAAAGCGTGAGAAAATCTATGCGGAAAAAAGTGGATATTTAA
- a CDS encoding CBS domain-containing protein: MHTLQLHKTDAADRLAWPVVENKVSVTSSAMAVFTDFKQYMPHVIDENAPATRVEKIMRQSHVRMMLVVDANNAFTGIITSQDVSEQHIVQRIAELKVPRDGLVVRDFMQAKTSLMSFDFTELTKSSVGDVVETLKDYGQHHCLVLDRDSHEVRGVISVSDIARELRAPLDVQDKPTFSQLIRVLAA; this comes from the coding sequence ATGCATACCTTACAACTTCATAAAACCGATGCCGCCGATCGTCTAGCTTGGCCTGTTGTTGAAAATAAAGTGTCTGTCACATCGTCAGCGATGGCGGTATTTACAGACTTCAAACAATACATGCCACATGTAATTGACGAAAATGCACCAGCGACACGAGTCGAAAAAATTATGCGCCAATCTCATGTTCGTATGATGTTGGTGGTAGATGCCAATAATGCATTCACCGGCATAATTACGTCACAAGACGTGAGTGAACAGCATATTGTACAAAGAATTGCTGAATTAAAAGTGCCTAGAGATGGGTTAGTGGTACGTGACTTCATGCAGGCGAAAACATCATTAATGTCATTTGATTTCACTGAATTGACAAAATCGTCGGTAGGGGATGTGGTAGAAACCCTGAAAGATTATGGGCAGCATCATTGCTTGGTGCTCGACAGAGATTCCCACGAGGTACGCGGTGTTATTAGCGTGAGTGATATTGCTCGTGAATTAAGAGCCCCTCTTGATGTTCAAGATAAACCTACGTTTTCACAATTAATTCGGGTGTTAGCTGCATAG
- a CDS encoding anti-sigma factor family protein, with the protein MIISDEMLSAFLDAELSDEDMEYVRASIASDLALSDRLASLAQVDMMVKAAADAATQKPLPNSVVAMLADDVSSEAYLEQADFDSDHVSSSHAGERIPRNVTSLNRKPKESRRSGKWKVPLSLAAGVALVAGLTLMQSEQTAPLDPASTSSTNSHWANVSKALDNNLTGEMMVTDAGMEIVPQLSFMNNQSQLCRQAQIQGEDELNIMIACKNGQGIWQLHASKLITAGRDKGEYQTASANKVLDEEIDLLMVSTPLNREQEKQAINHGWQSKAAEGVVNEN; encoded by the coding sequence ATGATTATATCTGACGAAATGCTTTCAGCATTTTTAGATGCAGAACTTAGCGATGAGGACATGGAATACGTGAGAGCGTCGATTGCCAGTGATCTTGCTTTGTCAGACCGTTTAGCGTCTTTGGCACAGGTAGACATGATGGTGAAAGCGGCAGCTGATGCGGCAACGCAAAAACCTTTGCCTAATAGCGTAGTGGCTATGCTTGCAGACGATGTTTCTTCAGAAGCCTATCTTGAGCAAGCGGACTTCGACTCAGATCATGTAAGTTCAAGTCATGCAGGTGAGCGCATACCACGCAACGTAACCTCGCTTAATCGCAAGCCCAAAGAATCTAGACGTAGTGGGAAGTGGAAAGTACCTTTATCGTTAGCGGCAGGTGTGGCGTTAGTGGCAGGACTAACCTTGATGCAATCGGAGCAGACAGCCCCCCTTGACCCAGCAAGCACTTCGTCAACGAATAGCCATTGGGCGAATGTATCTAAAGCCCTCGATAATAATTTAACGGGCGAGATGATGGTGACCGATGCGGGTATGGAAATAGTGCCACAATTGTCGTTTATGAATAATCAATCTCAGTTGTGTAGGCAGGCGCAGATACAAGGTGAAGATGAACTGAATATCATGATTGCATGTAAAAATGGTCAGGGCATTTGGCAACTTCACGCCAGTAAGCTGATAACAGCGGGTCGTGATAAAGGTGAGTATCAAACAGCAAGTGCCAACAAAGTACTTGATGAAGAGATAGATTTGTTAATGGTGTCCACACCATTAAATAGAGAGCAAGAGAAGCAAGCTATTAATCATGGATGGCAGTCTAAGGCTGCCGAAGGAGTAGTTAATGAAAACTAA
- a CDS encoding RNA polymerase sigma factor, with the protein MKEEVSELVPSLRKFAFSLTGNIHDADDLLQNTIEKLLTKPLPQDATLMAWAFRVCRNLWIDEYRAQKVRASAAVNPELQAQDEAHLDEALSGGITLKQVSKAMGELPPEQRETLSLIAIQGMSYSDASEVLEVPAGTIMSRLARARSKLSNVLNPQQEVVL; encoded by the coding sequence ATGAAAGAAGAAGTGTCTGAACTCGTTCCATCATTAAGAAAGTTTGCGTTTTCACTTACGGGCAATATACATGATGCTGACGATTTACTGCAAAATACAATTGAGAAACTACTGACTAAACCTCTGCCACAAGATGCCACGTTAATGGCATGGGCATTTCGAGTTTGCCGCAATTTATGGATAGATGAATATCGAGCGCAAAAAGTAAGAGCAAGTGCGGCGGTTAACCCTGAATTGCAGGCGCAGGATGAGGCGCACTTGGATGAAGCGCTTTCAGGCGGCATTACGTTAAAGCAAGTGAGTAAAGCTATGGGGGAATTACCCCCAGAGCAAAGAGAGACCTTGTCACTTATTGCGATTCAAGGCATGAGCTACTCAGATGCTTCAGAGGTCCTTGAGGTACCGGCGGGGACGATTATGAGCAGGCTTGCTAGGGCACGAAGCAAACTCAGTAATGTGCTAAATCCACAACAGGAGGTGGTGCTATGA
- a CDS encoding S8 family serine peptidase yields MMMCRSLCQLIVSGLILSLSSMVSSDACAQLTIGRQIIEPVNPIIDKVPVDVGTVRDVLENQVEQGVGNTFETLANIPAPQFTVPSPLSLTSPAGNLVLKEVKAPDGFLAVKSEWLVVGSEADKTHFSHPDITIESSHYLTAIDQWVYRLKVSTNLDELSQIRNSLPTSLKEQVGRNHIYLAQNMGELQSPETYEIHENPAPLENQKNSQDKQTSIATTGKPKVCQVPVRIGMIDTNIAHNHQALKHLVIEQQSFLPQALPTTQLHGTSVASLLADNMLTGSHLYNASVFYTRNSISQGATLLSLIDGLNYLVAKHVDTINMSLAGPENPVLANVIKKISEQGIQIIAAVGNEGPASPPLFPAAYPSTIAVTAVDSKQAIYRWANQGNYVDFAASGVSVEVAHPDGTISRETGTSMATPFVSARYACLFRASSNQAQALATLRDQAIDAGAPGRDPVFGVGILQ; encoded by the coding sequence ATGATGATGTGCAGATCGCTTTGTCAGTTAATAGTAAGTGGCTTAATACTTTCATTAAGTAGCATGGTAAGCTCGGATGCCTGCGCCCAGTTAACTATTGGTCGTCAAATAATCGAGCCTGTTAATCCTATTATTGACAAAGTACCCGTTGATGTTGGCACCGTGCGAGATGTGCTTGAAAACCAGGTAGAACAAGGTGTTGGCAATACTTTTGAAACCTTAGCCAACATACCTGCCCCGCAATTTACTGTTCCATCTCCCCTTAGTCTTACTTCGCCTGCGGGCAATCTTGTACTAAAAGAAGTAAAAGCCCCTGACGGATTTTTAGCGGTAAAAAGCGAGTGGTTGGTTGTGGGTAGCGAGGCTGACAAAACTCACTTTTCTCACCCCGACATCACGATTGAATCATCTCACTATCTAACCGCCATAGACCAGTGGGTTTACCGTTTAAAGGTTAGTACTAACCTTGATGAACTGTCTCAAATAAGAAACAGCTTACCAACATCACTAAAAGAACAAGTAGGCCGAAATCACATCTATTTAGCGCAAAACATGGGCGAACTACAGAGCCCAGAGACTTACGAAATCCATGAAAATCCTGCTCCCCTTGAAAACCAGAAAAACAGCCAAGACAAGCAAACTAGTATTGCAACTACTGGTAAGCCAAAAGTTTGCCAAGTACCTGTTCGAATTGGAATGATAGATACCAACATTGCGCACAACCACCAGGCACTAAAACACCTTGTTATTGAACAGCAGTCTTTTCTTCCACAAGCGTTGCCGACTACCCAGTTACACGGTACATCAGTGGCCAGCTTATTAGCAGATAACATGCTCACAGGTAGTCATCTTTATAACGCCAGCGTTTTTTATACGCGTAACAGTATTAGTCAGGGCGCGACCTTATTATCATTAATTGATGGTCTTAATTATTTAGTCGCCAAGCATGTTGATACTATTAATATGAGCTTAGCGGGGCCAGAAAACCCTGTACTTGCTAACGTTATAAAAAAAATTAGCGAACAAGGGATACAAATTATTGCAGCCGTTGGAAACGAAGGACCAGCCTCACCACCTTTGTTTCCGGCAGCATACCCGTCAACTATTGCGGTAACAGCGGTAGACAGTAAACAGGCTATCTATCGATGGGCCAATCAAGGTAACTATGTTGATTTTGCGGCCAGCGGCGTTTCCGTCGAAGTCGCACATCCAGATGGTACGATTAGCCGTGAGACCGGCACATCGATGGCAACGCCTTTCGTTTCAGCCCGCTATGCCTGCCTATTTCGTGCGAGCTCAAATCAGGCCCAAGCGTTGGCCACATTACGCGACCAAGCCATAGATGCTGGAGCACCGGGACGGGACCCGGTGTTTGGAGTAGGTATTCTCCAGTAA
- a CDS encoding cytochrome b, translated as MKKRWPLWLILIHWLTLLVVIGMFASGLWMVDLTYYSDWYKTAPHWHKSVGLLLFAVTLLRLISRAFTQRPPTFGSKFEKLASKLGHSAIYLVLLALFTSGYLISTADGRAIEVFNWFAVPGLGEFIENQEDLAGEVHFYLAWTLIVLTSLHGLAALKHHFIDKDDTLKQMLRLR; from the coding sequence ATGAAAAAACGCTGGCCTCTTTGGCTGATCTTAATCCACTGGCTCACCTTACTGGTAGTAATAGGTATGTTTGCCTCTGGGCTATGGATGGTAGATTTGACCTACTATAGCGATTGGTACAAAACCGCACCCCACTGGCATAAAAGTGTAGGGCTACTGTTGTTCGCAGTGACTTTACTTAGGCTGATTTCGCGCGCATTTACCCAGAGACCACCGACTTTTGGCAGCAAATTTGAGAAGTTAGCGAGTAAGTTAGGACACAGTGCTATTTATCTTGTCCTTTTAGCGCTTTTTACCTCAGGCTACCTTATTTCAACCGCCGATGGCAGAGCCATAGAGGTATTCAATTGGTTTGCTGTTCCTGGGTTAGGTGAGTTTATTGAAAACCAGGAAGACCTGGCCGGCGAGGTGCACTTTTACCTAGCTTGGACACTAATCGTGCTGACTTCTTTACACGGGTTGGCGGCATTGAAACACCATTTTATTGATAAAGACGACACACTGAAGCAGATGTTAAGGCTTCGCTAA
- a CDS encoding alpha/beta fold hydrolase: MVVIYIVVALIFCLLVASWFFTQHIDKKIEKNFRPPGQFSNVQQEKIHYTKQGQGPALILIHGLAGNALNFTALANQLAKHYTVYSIDRPGSGFSTRHRNTSADFSVQSATILAWMSQLNLGEAFVAGHSMGGAIALRMALDAPDKIKSVSLLCPLTVPLTKGPGPLSVLYIPYQRLRSLISKTLAAPLRIVFGKKQVAQVFFPERVPSNFGSESGGALALHSESFYQASCDMVASTESLYKQFEHYKTISCPVGILYGEQDAILSPDAHMSYIATSLPSSMAEIIPNAGHMIINTQPEACFNFINKVNKVGVQLGLA; this comes from the coding sequence GTGGTGGTCATTTACATTGTTGTCGCACTTATCTTCTGCCTTTTGGTGGCGTCGTGGTTTTTCACTCAGCATATCGATAAGAAAATCGAAAAAAACTTCCGTCCACCAGGCCAATTTTCAAACGTACAGCAAGAAAAAATTCATTACACAAAACAAGGACAAGGCCCCGCCCTTATTCTTATTCATGGACTTGCGGGTAATGCACTTAACTTTACTGCTTTAGCGAATCAGTTAGCCAAGCACTATACTGTGTACAGTATTGACCGCCCTGGAAGCGGCTTTTCTACGCGTCATCGTAACACATCGGCAGATTTTAGCGTTCAAAGCGCCACCATTTTAGCCTGGATGTCACAGTTAAATTTAGGCGAAGCATTTGTTGCAGGGCACTCTATGGGGGGCGCAATTGCTTTGCGCATGGCACTAGATGCACCAGATAAAATAAAGTCTGTCTCGCTGCTTTGCCCGTTAACGGTTCCCTTAACAAAAGGGCCTGGTCCTTTATCTGTACTGTACATTCCCTATCAAAGGTTGCGCAGTTTAATCAGTAAAACGTTGGCCGCGCCGCTGCGTATAGTTTTTGGTAAGAAACAGGTTGCTCAAGTCTTTTTTCCAGAACGTGTACCCTCAAATTTTGGAAGTGAGAGCGGTGGTGCACTTGCGCTGCATTCAGAGAGCTTTTATCAAGCTAGCTGTGACATGGTAGCTTCAACAGAAAGTTTGTATAAACAGTTTGAGCACTACAAGACTATTTCGTGCCCGGTAGGTATTTTATATGGTGAACAAGACGCCATCTTATCACCCGATGCGCATATGTCTTATATTGCTACGTCGCTTCCTAGTAGCATGGCTGAAATTATTCCTAACGCTGGCCATATGATTATAAATACTCAGCCTGAAGCTTGTTTTAACTTCATAAACAAAGTGAACAAAGTAGGCGTTCAGCTAGGGCTCGCTTAA
- a CDS encoding YceI family protein, producing MKKLTLAIVTAIALNSALSSAHAADYIIDSKGAHASVNFKIQHLGYSWLTGRFNDFKGTFSYDENNPAAASVSVTIETDSVDSNHSERDKHLRGDDFLNADDFPEAKFVSTNVADKGNGLLDIMGNLTLHGVTKPVTIEAKKIGEGSDPWGGYRAGFSGTTTIALKDYGIDYDLGPASQTVELSLHVEGVKQ from the coding sequence ATGAAGAAGTTAACTCTTGCAATCGTGACGGCTATAGCACTAAATTCTGCGCTAAGTTCAGCTCACGCGGCTGATTATATTATTGACTCAAAAGGTGCTCATGCATCAGTTAATTTCAAAATTCAGCATTTAGGTTACTCATGGCTGACAGGGCGCTTTAACGACTTCAAAGGTACCTTTAGCTACGATGAAAATAACCCTGCTGCTGCGTCTGTTTCGGTGACTATCGAAACCGATAGCGTAGATTCAAACCATTCAGAACGCGATAAGCATTTAAGAGGCGACGACTTTTTGAATGCAGATGATTTTCCAGAAGCCAAATTCGTTAGCACTAACGTGGCTGACAAAGGCAACGGCTTGTTAGACATTATGGGCAACCTTACGCTGCATGGTGTGACTAAACCCGTGACTATTGAAGCTAAAAAGATTGGTGAAGGTAGCGACCCGTGGGGCGGTTACCGTGCTGGCTTTTCAGGCACCACCACTATTGCATTAAAAGACTATGGTATCGACTACGACCTAGGCCCAGCATCACAAACTGTTGAGCTTTCGCTTCATGTTGAAGGCGTTAAACAGTAA